Proteins co-encoded in one Candidatus Zixiibacteriota bacterium genomic window:
- a CDS encoding tetratricopeptide repeat protein → MKDSDRQKAGRLWPLLMIFLLAIPAILLSQVIKQEITDALASGDTTLAVSLLEKDIKLDPSYGYNYYTLGQIYVRRGKYQEAEKQFQLSFNKDSKLLDGLLALGTVQVKSGKLDEAIKNFNIGLKKSKDIMKAAFYNGLAMAHMAKADLNSADREIRQAIIIDSTNAEYHTSLGDINFQNKVYPLALSEYEKALELDTASLDVYFHMAEAYLELKDYSSALEKLNFVLRRDSTHAEAWMKAGGIYYKAARSARNSEDARQRFRDAIGSYKKYIELTTGKPDSTTGRAYYETAMAYLMIGGYSEAKQYYATVLGIPVEPKDIYFYYGRAFFGSSEYDSAVVYFNKQSEWVKRQPEGFQSSVSEGELNRWMGEASENLKDYQNAVTYYQKSLAFDSAQERVLYGLAVSYTYLGDYRSALIYYIKRIALGIDEKLWHIYYNAATSAMYLAEKSAQAPEQKEAPKTDSASAANPVVDPLAGVDFSRLAASYLEKVVGFKPENVKATSMLGSIYLYQLSDCANGVKLYEKVLTMDSENCDALKSLGYAYFGGICQKNYTRALEYLNKALRCTVRKSNSECSDANLLTWIAQVYEFRALEKEEARDKAEAKKDYKAAFDWYNKVIKCEPGNKSALDGIDRVKFKY, encoded by the coding sequence TTGAAAGATTCAGATAGACAAAAAGCCGGCCGACTCTGGCCCCTTCTGATGATTTTCTTATTGGCGATTCCTGCGATTCTTCTGTCTCAGGTAATCAAACAGGAAATCACCGATGCTCTGGCATCGGGGGATACCACTTTGGCCGTCTCCCTGTTGGAAAAAGATATAAAACTCGACCCCAGTTATGGTTATAACTATTACACATTGGGTCAGATATATGTCCGCCGGGGAAAATATCAGGAAGCCGAAAAGCAGTTTCAACTATCGTTCAATAAAGACAGCAAGTTACTTGATGGACTTCTGGCCCTGGGGACGGTTCAGGTCAAGTCTGGCAAGTTGGATGAAGCCATTAAGAATTTCAATATTGGCCTGAAGAAATCCAAGGATATAATGAAAGCGGCCTTTTACAACGGCCTCGCGATGGCCCACATGGCCAAAGCAGACCTGAACAGCGCCGACCGCGAAATCCGTCAAGCCATAATCATTGATTCCACTAATGCCGAGTATCATACCTCCTTGGGTGATATCAATTTCCAGAATAAAGTATATCCTCTGGCTTTAAGTGAGTACGAGAAAGCTCTTGAATTGGATACCGCCTCCCTTGATGTTTATTTCCACATGGCCGAGGCTTATCTGGAGCTTAAGGATTACAGCAGCGCGCTGGAGAAATTGAATTTTGTTTTGAGAAGGGATTCAACTCATGCCGAAGCCTGGATGAAAGCCGGCGGCATTTATTATAAAGCGGCCCGTTCGGCCCGAAATTCCGAGGATGCCCGGCAGCGATTTCGGGATGCTATCGGTTCCTATAAAAAATACATTGAGCTCACAACCGGCAAACCGGACAGCACCACCGGCCGGGCTTATTATGAAACCGCGATGGCTTATCTGATGATCGGCGGTTACAGCGAGGCCAAACAGTATTATGCCACGGTGTTGGGGATTCCGGTGGAACCCAAGGATATTTATTTTTATTACGGCCGGGCCTTTTTCGGCAGCAGTGAATATGATTCGGCGGTGGTCTATTTTAATAAACAGAGTGAATGGGTCAAGAGGCAGCCGGAAGGATTCCAGTCGAGTGTCTCCGAGGGTGAGCTTAACCGCTGGATGGGCGAAGCCTCCGAAAATCTCAAAGATTACCAGAATGCCGTCACTTATTACCAGAAATCACTGGCGTTCGATTCCGCTCAGGAGCGGGTCCTTTACGGGCTGGCAGTCAGCTATACTTATCTGGGCGACTATCGCAGCGCCCTGATATATTATATCAAAAGAATAGCCCTGGGCATTGATGAAAAACTCTGGCACATTTATTATAACGCCGCCACTTCCGCCATGTATCTGGCCGAAAAATCGGCCCAGGCTCCGGAACAGAAAGAGGCTCCCAAGACCGACAGCGCCTCGGCGGCCAATCCGGTCGTGGATCCTCTGGCCGGCGTCGACTTTTCCAGATTGGCCGCTTCATATCTGGAAAAAGTGGTGGGATTCAAGCCGGAAAATGTCAAAGCGACCAGCATGCTCGGTTCAATCTACCTTTATCAGCTTTCCGATTGCGCAAACGGAGTCAAGCTTTATGAAAAGGTATTGACCATGGATTCGGAAAATTGCGATGCCCTGAAATCCTTGGGATACGCCTATTTTGGCGGCATCTGTCAAAAAAATTACACCCGAGCTCTCGAATACTTGAACAAAGCCTTGAGGTGCACGGTAAGGAAAAGCAATTCGGAATGCTCCGATGCGAATCTTCTTACCTGGATTGCTCAGGTCTATGAATTCCGGGCGCTGGAAAAAGAAGAGGCCAGGGATAAGGCGGAAGCCAAAAAAGACTACAAGGCGGCCTTTGACTGGTACAACAAAGTGATAAAATGTGAACCGGGCAATAAATCGGCTTTGGACGGCATTGACCGGGTCAAGTTTAAATATTAG
- a CDS encoding energy transducer TonB, whose protein sequence is MAKTPTIAYSDYGAFELKTKYQRNMLSGTLFAALLVAVLIGGTYLYKVLTAEEAVNIQPMIIKTIADLGPPPTVTKKPPRIDIAQPNMVAPKVGIPKPVADDEVADQEMTIATKEDLATIVAPPTAADDGQDKSNIVVDIPDEEYLPSPEDFVPVEIPAEMIYEEVPEYPRLARSANMEAVVWVKALVDKNGDVKKAMVYKSSGSKAGFDEAAVAAAYKCKFKPAIQNNRPVAVWVAYQVEFTLTDRR, encoded by the coding sequence ATGGCGAAAACTCCTACTATTGCCTACAGCGACTACGGCGCATTTGAACTGAAGACCAAATACCAGCGAAACATGCTTTCGGGAACTCTGTTCGCGGCTCTGCTGGTGGCGGTTCTCATCGGCGGTACCTATCTCTATAAAGTGTTGACCGCGGAAGAGGCGGTTAATATTCAGCCGATGATTATCAAAACCATTGCTGATTTGGGGCCGCCCCCGACCGTGACCAAGAAGCCGCCCCGAATTGATATTGCCCAGCCCAATATGGTGGCGCCGAAGGTTGGTATTCCCAAGCCGGTGGCCGATGATGAGGTGGCCGATCAGGAGATGACCATTGCCACCAAAGAAGACCTGGCGACGATTGTCGCCCCACCGACCGCCGCTGATGATGGCCAGGACAAGTCCAATATTGTCGTCGACATTCCCGATGAGGAATACCTGCCCTCTCCCGAGGACTTTGTCCCGGTTGAGATTCCGGCCGAAATGATTTACGAGGAAGTCCCGGAATATCCGCGGTTGGCCCGATCGGCCAATATGGAAGCGGTCGTCTGGGTCAAAGCGCTGGTCGACAAAAACGGCGATGTGAAAAAGGCCATGGTCTATAAGTCCTCCGGCTCAAAAGCCGGGTTCGATGAGGCCGCTGTCGCCGCCGCTTATAAGTGCAAGTTCAAGCCGGCGATTCAGAATAACCGGCCGGTGGCTGTCTGGGTGGCGTACCAGGTTGAATTTACCCTGACAGACAGACGGTAA
- a CDS encoding biopolymer transporter ExbD gives MSIKKKRRISIRIDMTPMVDIAFLLLIFYMSTTQFKPPEAKAVTLPSSHSQIELPDKDIINITVSRKDSIYVDFLQKERVVIDGQELTTTVRKYAEVDTLNVASAINRARTLNLKALIVIKADKDASFGTMNAIMNSMSENQLTRFLIITDNEGKTEMREAMKKTGA, from the coding sequence ATGTCTATCAAGAAGAAACGGCGGATCTCCATCAGGATAGATATGACCCCGATGGTCGATATTGCCTTTCTCCTTCTCATTTTCTATATGTCGACCACGCAGTTTAAGCCACCCGAGGCCAAGGCGGTGACACTGCCCTCCTCGCACTCTCAGATTGAGTTGCCTGACAAAGATATTATTAATATCACTGTCAGCAGGAAAGACTCTATCTATGTGGACTTTCTCCAGAAGGAGAGAGTGGTCATTGACGGGCAGGAGTTGACCACCACGGTGCGGAAATATGCGGAGGTTGACACGCTCAATGTCGCTTCGGCCATCAACCGGGCCAGAACCTTAAACCTTAAGGCCCTCATCGTTATCAAAGCCGATAAAGATGCCAGCTTCGGGACCATGAATGCCATCATGAATTCCATGAGTGAAAACCAGCTGACACGCTTCCTGATTATTACCGATAATGAAGGGAAGACCGAGATGCGCGAAGCGATGAAGAAGACGGGAGCTTAG
- a CDS encoding biopolymer transporter ExbD, with translation MAGDVVQREKSGKGKGHRRPKRRIAIRIDMTPMVDIAFLLLIFYMVSTVFSMPQAMEINLPPKDSKTPVDVAESNLLTIRIDGLDRFFWNVGNPAKYLPQLVPPDKKVVAGQTSGYNVDADSLRMLLKNLNFDNPKLNTLVLIRRDARYNSMVDILDEIDLLERSWNAEKAKQLNKKVDDLTKDERFSYRYAIGNWEDSDDRIIDAAAAAAGGGGGN, from the coding sequence ATGGCCGGTGATGTAGTCCAACGCGAAAAATCCGGTAAAGGTAAGGGTCATCGACGCCCCAAGCGACGAATCGCTATCAGGATCGATATGACCCCCATGGTGGATATCGCTTTCCTGCTTCTCATCTTTTATATGGTCTCGACCGTGTTCTCCATGCCGCAGGCAATGGAAATCAACCTGCCACCCAAGGACTCAAAGACGCCGGTTGATGTGGCCGAGTCGAATCTTCTGACCATTCGTATCGACGGTCTGGATCGGTTTTTCTGGAATGTCGGCAATCCTGCCAAGTATCTGCCGCAACTCGTTCCGCCGGACAAGAAGGTTGTTGCCGGCCAGACGAGCGGTTATAATGTGGATGCAGATTCCTTGAGAATGCTGTTGAAAAACCTTAATTTTGATAATCCCAAGTTGAATACGCTGGTCCTGATCAGAAGAGACGCCCGCTACAACTCCATGGTCGACATTCTTGATGAAATCGACCTTTTGGAACGTTCCTGGAATGCCGAAAAGGCAAAACAGTTGAACAAAAAAGTCGATGATCTGACCAAAGATGAAAGATTTTCCTATCGCTATGCGATCGGAAATTGGGAAGACAGCGATGATAGAATTATAGATGCCGCGGCTGCGGCTGCAGGTGGAGGAGGTGGAAATTAA
- a CDS encoding energy transducer TonB, whose protein sequence is MTGARYVAFFPAFVLRYDNHHALLVVVILSSLIILTQPLFLSSLQREWSAPAGRDCLLTGMTLPGLMSLALGSGSLMSGGHLVPPRKNIQPPTSSERFGLIPILSPSPGDTGEAAWYGMEFERYIDSKSVGAGGGGAYIKTISLDTNVYSLTDVVERVPEFVWMKEPDYPLTAERAGTEGKVILHILVDQFGKPIQVVVRSEKPANLGFGPNAARAAKQAVFVPAIHKAHPIKCWVELKIDFEQD, encoded by the coding sequence ATGACAGGCGCAAGGTATGTTGCTTTTTTCCCTGCCTTCGTCCTCAGGTATGACAATCACCACGCCCTTCTCGTGGTTGTTATACTTTCATCCCTGATAATTCTAACTCAGCCTCTTTTCCTTTCCTCTCTCCAGAGAGAATGGTCTGCCCCTGCGGGGCGCGACTGTCTGCTAACCGGAATGACTCTTCCGGGGCTTATGAGCCTGGCCCTGGGGTCCGGCTCGCTTATGAGTGGTGGACATCTTGTTCCGCCGCGAAAAAACATTCAACCGCCAACCTCCTCGGAGAGATTCGGGCTGATACCAATTTTATCTCCTTCTCCCGGTGACACGGGCGAGGCTGCCTGGTATGGCATGGAATTTGAACGTTACATTGATTCAAAATCCGTTGGTGCCGGTGGCGGGGGAGCATATATAAAGACCATTTCATTAGACACGAATGTCTATTCCCTGACCGATGTCGTCGAACGGGTCCCCGAATTTGTCTGGATGAAAGAGCCTGATTATCCCTTAACCGCCGAGCGGGCCGGAACGGAGGGAAAAGTTATCCTTCATATCCTGGTCGATCAGTTCGGCAAGCCCATTCAGGTCGTTGTGCGCTCCGAGAAACCGGCCAATTTGGGCTTTGGGCCAAATGCCGCCCGGGCGGCCAAGCAAGCCGTCTTCGTCCCGGCGATACATAAAGCGCACCCGATCAAATGCTGGGTGGAATTGAAAATTGATTTTGAACAGGATTAA
- a CDS encoding IPTL-CTERM sorting domain-containing protein, whose translation MDKTIKAEKAINEQPLLKSSFAKSAATVACLLVLISLFISVPAQSSSTVYTQLSFSGFINEDTVCYVGLAVTDCASHHMVASLDQKNDNKPRRTTGHTTKQTRDKCHSNLSAGIFDVMDLCDGNYDLRTMWIEPDDDTVTLVQNVSSSVSGDTIYVIATGVWSGTCDDWPDSATVLINDIEELWHQVEPGHVRMTYVQTHVINGEPGAFQVVKDLTYAGDITLACDQVLRISNIVVQFDPVSRVEHSECDLHMALVSHAIPTLTEWGLIIFSVLLLGWMAWAVVRRRRGVTVRM comes from the coding sequence ATGGACAAAACAATAAAGGCAGAGAAAGCAATTAACGAACAACCGCTTTTGAAATCAAGTTTCGCAAAAAGTGCAGCCACGGTCGCTTGCCTCTTGGTTCTTATTTCGTTATTCATTAGTGTACCGGCCCAAAGTTCCTCGACTGTCTATACACAGCTGAGCTTTAGCGGCTTCATAAACGAGGATACCGTATGCTATGTCGGATTGGCCGTCACGGACTGTGCGAGCCATCACATGGTTGCTAGCTTAGATCAAAAGAATGATAACAAACCAAGACGCACCACTGGTCATACCACGAAGCAAACGAGGGACAAGTGTCATTCAAATCTCAGTGCCGGCATCTTCGACGTTATGGATCTTTGCGATGGCAACTACGACCTCAGGACAATGTGGATCGAACCAGATGACGACACGGTCACTCTCGTGCAAAACGTTTCATCGAGCGTGTCAGGGGATACCATATATGTCATCGCCACAGGCGTGTGGAGTGGCACCTGTGACGACTGGCCGGACAGCGCGACGGTCTTGATTAACGACATCGAGGAACTCTGGCACCAAGTGGAACCCGGCCATGTGCGAATGACTTATGTGCAGACGCACGTAATTAACGGCGAACCCGGCGCGTTCCAAGTCGTCAAAGATCTCACTTACGCTGGTGATATAACGCTGGCTTGTGACCAAGTCCTCAGGATTTCTAATATCGTCGTTCAATTTGACCCAGTATCGCGGGTTGAGCACTCGGAGTGCGACCTCCATATGGCACTGGTATCACACGCCATCCCCACCCTCACCGAATGGGGATTGATCATCTTCTCCGTTCTGCTCTTGGGCTGGATGGCGTGGGCCGTCGTACGCCGGAGAAGAGGAGTGACGGTTCGCATGTAA
- a CDS encoding MotA/TolQ/ExbB proton channel family protein, which produces MKQSLFITLNFLISFVIGYVLWGVILKSQPAGTIAHNVYQGGPLVVVLITILLMLIAFVAERFISLYKVAKGKSSVQVFFKNLITLLQADNYDGALAACDKQRGTTANVLRAGIERYRQIRDDKSIDNEKKITMTQAAIDEANALEGPLLERNLIALSTIASIATMVGLLGTTIGMIRAFAATGNVEGGVIDASQLAVGISEALVNTAGGLISGILGIFFYNFFVNKVDAFNYTTDEATFEVLQLLKDKEGK; this is translated from the coding sequence GTGAAACAGTCACTATTCATTACTCTAAACTTTCTGATTTCCTTTGTAATCGGATATGTTCTCTGGGGTGTCATTCTGAAGTCTCAGCCGGCCGGGACTATCGCCCATAATGTCTATCAGGGCGGTCCTCTGGTGGTAGTGTTGATTACCATATTACTGATGTTGATCGCATTTGTGGCGGAACGGTTCATTTCGCTCTATAAAGTCGCTAAAGGCAAAAGCTCGGTTCAGGTTTTCTTCAAGAATCTGATCACCCTGCTTCAGGCCGACAATTATGACGGCGCTCTGGCTGCCTGCGACAAGCAGAGAGGGACCACGGCTAACGTGCTGCGTGCCGGTATTGAAAGATATCGCCAGATCAGGGACGACAAATCTATCGACAACGAGAAGAAGATCACCATGACCCAGGCCGCCATTGATGAAGCCAATGCGCTCGAAGGCCCGCTTCTGGAAAGAAACCTGATCGCCCTTTCGACCATTGCCTCAATCGCGACCATGGTCGGTCTTCTGGGAACCACTATTGGTATGATCCGCGCCTTTGCCGCCACCGGCAATGTTGAGGGCGGTGTCATTGATGCTTCGCAGCTGGCGGTCGGTATTTCCGAAGCCCTTGTGAATACCGCCGGCGGTCTTATTTCCGGTATTTTGGGAATCTTTTTCTACAACTTTTTTGTTAATAAGGTGGATGCTTTCAACTACACGACGGATGAGGCCACCTTTGAAGTGCTTCAACTGTTGAAAGATAAAGAAGGTAAGTGA